Within the Solibacillus silvestris genome, the region CGTTATCGTCGCAACAGGAGTGCGTCCAAATACACAGTTTGCACAAGGTTTTGCCAAGCTGGAAAATGGTGCACTTATCGTCAATGAGCAAATGGAGACTTCGATTCCCAATGTGTATGCGGCTGGGGACTGTGCCTCTCATTTTAATCGCGTAAACCAAAAGGATGATTATTTACCGCTTGGAACGACAGCAAATAAACAGGGGCGAATTGCTGGGTTGAACATAGCCGGATTTAATCAGAAGTTCCGCGGTATTGTCGGAACATCCATCTTGAAGTTTTTCGACCTGCACATCGGCATGACAGGATTAAATAATGAAGCTGCAGATCGTTTAAATGCACTTGTAGAAGCGTATGTGATGGAAGTAAATGATATTGCGAGCTATTATCCGAATGTCCAGCCGATGAAGCTACGAATGCTCGTTGAACAACATAGCCGCAAACTTGTGGGTCTTCAAATTGTCGGGAAGCACGGCGTCGATAAACGCATCGATGTATTTGCGACAGCACTATACAATGAAATGACCTTCGAGGAACTACTGAATTTGGACTTAGCGTATGCACCGCCATTTAGCGGCGTGTGGGATGCCATTATGCAGGCACCGAAACGCTATGGTAAAAAAGAATAAAATATCAAAAGCTCCAGCTACTATTGGGAAATAGCTGGAGCTTTTTTGTGTTTAACTTCTTTTAGTAGCATCTTCCCACCTCTATGAAAGGTTGCAAGATGGCTGGATGAAGTGTTTATATTGTTTCAAGTGTGTGTTATAAACACTCGCTAAATGAAGTTAAAACCTCGGGTGGATATCCAACGTATGGATACAATTACGCTGTGACGTAATCGGCAAAGAGGTGTTAGTCAAATTTGTTCAAATTAATTATGTATAGTTATGCGTTCGCTCATGCTAGCAGCTGTGATTTTCTGCAAAGGTGGAATCATGATGAAGGCTAACTACTTGTTTTGAACTTATCCATACTATAGCGCATAATTATTAGCAAAATGTCATTTTAATAAAGATGTAATTAAGATGTAAAGTAGCAAATTATATGAAAAAACCTATTGTATCAAGGTTTTGAAGGTGTTTTATGCATTTTTTATTATTATTATATTGTATTTGTATAACAAAAATATGACATCTGTGACGAAATAAAGCAAAATTATGTTGGAATAAATAAAGTAAAGGAAAACAAACTAAATTTATCATCGAAAAGGAGGAATAGTGATGAAAAACAACAGACATGAAGTGTTTAACAAAGGGTCGGAAAATGCAATAAGTTTAGGGAAAATGATTAACAATACAAAAGAAAATATACACGAAGCTGAAATTAGTAAAGAGTTTGCACTTCCTGATGAACTGGAAAATATTGAAGAGAAAAATGCGCGTCGCAGAACAGCCATTGCCGAACTAGAAGAACAAATTAAAGAAAGAAAAGCAGCCAAAGCTAGAAGAGAATCATTTAAATAGCATATTTAGTTTATAAATAAAAAGCTCCTTTTAAACGTTAATCTTATTTTTAGATTAACGTTTTTTTATGTATAAAACAAAATTTTTTAAGAGATTTTTGTTGTGAAGTTTTCATTTTCATACTGAAACTCTCATACAGTGTTTTGGGAGAGTTATTCT harbors:
- a CDS encoding spore protein Tlp, with the protein product MKNNRHEVFNKGSENAISLGKMINNTKENIHEAEISKEFALPDELENIEEKNARRRTAIAELEEQIKERKAAKARRESFK